The nucleotide sequence GTCACCTTCAAGGCCGCGCCGGGCACCGCCTCCACCGAGCTCGTCCCGGACCTCGCCACCGACGCCGGCAAGGTCTCGGCGGACGGCCTCACCTACACCTTCACGCTGAAGGACGGGGTCACCTGGGAGGACGGCAAGCCGATCACCTCCAAGGACATCAAGTACGGCATCGAGCGCATCTGGGCCCAGGACGTCATCTCCGGCGGCCCGATCTACCTCCAGCAGGTCCTCGACCCCAAGGGCGAGTACAAGGGCCCGTACAAGGACACCTCCGCGGACAAGCTCGGCCTCAAGGCCATCGAGACCCCGGACGACAAGACCATCATCTTCAAGCTGCCGGTCGCCAACGGTGACTTCCTGCAGATGCTGGCCATGCCCGCCGCCTCCCCGGTCCGCCAGGACAAGGACACCAAGGCCCAGTACGGCCTGAAGCCCTTCTCCTCCGGCCCGTACAAGTGGCAGTCGTACACGCCGAACAAGTCCATCAAGCTCGTCCGCAACGACAAGTGGGACGCCAAGACGGACAACGTCCGCAAGGCGCTCCCGGACAGCGTCAGCGTCACGTTCACCACGAACGCCGACGACATGGACAACCGCCTCGTCGAGGGCGAGTACGACCTCGACATCAACGCGACGGGCGTCGGCGCCTCCGCCCGCCAGAAGGTGCTCCAGCAGCACAAGGGCAACGTCGACAACCCGCAGACCGGCTTCATCCGCTACGCGGTCTTCCCGCAGACGGTGATCCCGAACATCGAGTGCCGCAAGGCGATCATCTACGCGGCCGACTCCAAGTCGCTGCAGACCGCCCGTGGCGGCCCGCAGGCCGGTGGCGACATCGCCTCCAACATGCTGCCGCCGGCGATCAAGGGTGCCGACCCGAAGGCCGACCCGTACGGCAAGCTCGGGGGTGCCCCGGACCTCGCCAAGGCCAAGGAGGCCCTGAAGAAGTGCGGTAAGCCGAACGGCTTCAAGACCACGATCGCGGTCCGCAACAACAAGAAGATCGAGATCGCGACCGCCGAGTCCCTCCAGCAGTCGCTGAAGGCCGTCGGCATCGACGCCCAGATCGACCAGTTCGACGGCGCCCAGACCTCCGGCATCATCGGTTCGCCGAAGGTCGTCAAGGACAAGGGCTACGGCATCATCATCATGGGCTGGGGCGCCGACTTCCCGACCGGCCAGGGCTTCCTGCAGCCGCTGGTCGACGGCCGCTTCATCCTCCAGAGCGGTAACAACAACTTCTCGGAGCTGAACGACCCGGCCGTCAACGGCCTGTTCGACCAGGCGCTGAAGGAGACCGACCCGGACAAGGCCGGCGAGCTCTACAAGCAGATCAACACGAAGGTGTCGGAGGCCGCGGTCTACCTGCCCTTCACCCACGAGAAGAACATCATCTGGCGCAGCTCCCGGCTGACCAACGTCTACACGGCCGACGCCTACAACGGCCGCTACGACTACGCGTCGCTCGGCGTCGTCAAGTAATCCGACCCGCTTCACCGGCGCACCACCCGCCGCCAGGTCCGAAGGGCAGGTGATGGCCGAGGGCGGCGGCCGGGGGACCCGATCGGGTCCCCCGGCCGCCGACCGGCCGACCGCATGCTTGCATACATAGTCCGGCGACTCTTCGCAGTCGTCGTGATGCTGCTCGTCGTCACCCTGGTGACGCTCAGCATCTTCTTCCTCATCCCCAAGATGACCGGCAGCGACCCTGCCGCGATGTTCGTCGGCAAGCAGGCGGATCCGGCTTCCATCGAGGCCGTCCGGCAGAAGCTGGGTCTGGACGAGCCGCTCCTGGTGCAGTTCTGGCACTTCGTCTCCGGCATCTTCGTCGGTCGTGACTACACCGGCGGTGGCGACACGATCCACTGTGCGATGCCGTGCTTCGGCTACTCGTTCCGCAGTGAGCAGGACGTGTGGTCGATGCTGGTCGACGCCTTCCCCGTCACCCTCTCCATGGTCCTCGGCGCCGCCGTGCTGTGGCTGATCCTGGGTGTCTCCACGGGTGTCGTCTCCGCGCTCAAGCGGGGCACGATCATCGACCGCGCGGCGATGATCACCGCGCTCGCCGGTGTCTCGCTGCCCATCTTCTTCACCGCCATGCTGGCGATGCTGGTCTTCCGCACCCAACTGGGCTGGCTCAACGCCTCGTACGTGCCGATCACCGACTCCTTCGGCGGGTGGTTCGGCGGCCTGCTGCTGCCCTGGGTGACCCTCGCCTTCCTGTACGCGGCGATGTACGCGCGGCTCACCCGCGCCACCATGCTGGAGGTCCTCGGCGAGGACTACATCCGCACCGCGCGGGCCAAGGGCCTGCCGGAGTCCGTCGTGCTCGGCAAGCACGCGATGCGCTCCACCATGACGCCCATCCTGACCATCTTCGGCATGGACCTCGGCGCCCTCGTCGGCGGCGCGATCCTGACCGAGACCGCGTTCAGCCTCCACGGCCTCGGCGCCCTGGCCATCCGGGGCGTGAGCGAGCGCGACCTGCCGCTGATCCTGGCCGTCACGCTCATCACCGCGGCCTGCGTCGTCGTCGCCAACCTCGTCGTGGACCTTCTCTACGCAGTGATCGACCCCCGAGTGAGGCTCGCATGACGGACAAGCTGACGAAGACCGGCGCGGCGGTGGGAGAACCCGTCGCCACCGGGTCCGCCCCCTCCGACGCCTTCCTCGACGTGCGCGACCTGAAGATCCACTTCCCGACCGACGACGGTCTGGTCAAGTCGGTCGACGGGCTCAGCTTCCAGCTGGAGAAGGGCAAGACCCTCGGCATCGTGGGCGAGTCCGGCTCCGGCAAGTCGGTCACCTCGCTCGGCATCATGGGCCTCCACACCGTCGGCCAGTACGGCCGCCAGAAGGCCCGCATCTCCGGCGAGATCTGGCTGAACGGGCGCGAGCTGCTCACCGCCGACCCCGACGAGGTCCGCAAGATGCGCGGCCGCGACATGGCGATGATCTTCCAGGACCCGCTGTCCGCGATGCACCCGTACTACACGGTCGGCCACCAGATCGTGGAGGCGTACCGCGTCCACCACAGCGTCGACAAGAAGACGGCGCGCAAGCGGGCCGTCGAACTCCTCGACCGGGTCGGCATTCCCGAGCCCGCGAAGCGGTTCGACAACTACCCGCACGAGTTCTCCGGCGGCATGCGCCAGCGCGCGATGATCGCCATGGCGCTCGTCAACAACCCCTCGCTGCTGATCGCCGACGAGCCGACCACCGCGCTCGACGTCACCGTGCAGGCCCAGATCCTGGACCTGATGCGGGACCTCCAGAAGGAGTTCGGCTCCGCGGTCGTCATCATCACCCACGACCTCGGCGTCGTCGCCGAGCTCGCCGACGACATCCTCGTGATGTACGGCGGGCGCTGCGTCGAGCGGGGACCGGCCGAGTCCGTCTTCTACGAGCCGCAGCACCCCTACACCTGGGGCCTGCTCGGCTCGATGCCGAGGATCGACCGCGAGCAGACCGATCGGCTCATCCCGGTCAAGGGCAACCCGCCCAGCCTCATCAACATCCCGAGCGGCTGCGCCTTCAACCCCCGTTGCCCGTACGCGGACGTCCCCAAGGGCGGCATCACGCGCACCCAGCGGCCGGAGCTGGCCCTCGCCGGCGACCGCCACTACTCGGCCTGCCACATGCCGCAGGAGGAGCGGACCCGTATCTGGACCGAAGAGATTGCGCCGAAACTGTGAGCGAGACCATGGAACCCCTCCTCAAGGTCACCGGCCTGAAGAAGCACTTCCCCATCAAGAAGGGGCTTCTCCAGCGCCAGACCGGCGCCGTCAAGGCGGTCGACGGTCTCGACTTCGAGGTCCTGCCCGGTGAGACCCTCGGCGTCGTCGGCGAGTCCGGCTGCGGCAAGTCCACGATGGGGCGGCTGATCACCCGGCTCCTCGAACCGACCGACGGCAGGATCGAGTTCCAGGGCAAGGACATCTCGCACCTCGGCGTCTCGGGCATGCGCCCGCTGCGCCGGGACGTCCAGATGATCTTCCAGGACCCGTACGGCTCGCTGAACCCGCGCCACACCGTCGGCTCGATCGTCTCCGCCCCCTTCAAGCTCCAGGGCGTGGAGCCCGAAGGCGGGGTCAAGAAGGAGGTCCAGCGCCTGCTGGGCCTGGTCGGCCTCAACCCGGAGCACTACAACCGCTACCCGCACGAGTTCTCCGGCGGTCAGCGCCAGCGCATCGGCATCGCCCGCGCGCTCGCCCTGAAGCCGAAGCTGGTCGTCGCGGACGAGCCGGTGTCGGCCCTGGACGTCTCCATCCAGGCGCAGGTGGTCAACCTGCTGGACGACCTCCAGCAGGAGCTCGGCCTCACGTACGTGATCATCGCGCACGACCTGTCGGTCATCCGGCACGTCTCGGACCGCATCGCGGTGATGTACCTCGGCAAGATCGTGGAGCTCGCGGACCGGAAGTCGCTCTACGAGAACCCGATGCACCCGTACACCCGGGCCCTGATGTCCGCGGTCCCGATCCCGGACCCCCGTCGCCGGGGCGCCAAGAGCGACCGCATCCTGCTGACCGGTGACGTCCCGTCCCCGATCGCCCCGCCGCCGGGCTGCCGCTTCCACACCCGCTGCTGGAAGGCGACGGAGGTCTGCAAGACCCAGGAGCCCCCGCTGGTGGAGCTCCGCCCGGGCCAGCGGGTGGCCTGCCACCACCCGGAGAACGCGGAGTCCCTGACGGTTCCGAAGGCCCGCGAGTCGGTCGACGTCACCATCACGAAGAAGCCGGCCCCGGCCGACCCGGAGGAGTAGCGGCCCCCGCCGCCCCGCCGCGGGCGGCGCCCGCCCCGTGGGGGCATGCGTTCCGCCCCGGCGGGGCGCATGCCCGCAGCGGAGACAATGGGGCGTGCTTCATGATTTGTTCAGCCCCGATGTCCAGCACGCCCTGGACCTCGTCGGCATCTTCGTCTTCGCCATCTCCGGCGCCCTGCTGGCCGTCCGCAAGAACTTCGACGTCTTCGGCATCGCCGTCCTCGCCGAGGTCACCGCGCTGGGCGGCGGTCTCTTCCGTGACCTGATCATCGGCGCCGTGCCCCCCGCCGCCTTCACCGACCTGGGCTACTTCCTGATGCCCCTGGTGGCGGCGGTTCTCGTCTTCTTCCTCCACCCGGAGGTCGAGCGCACCCAGACCGCCGTGAACGTCTTCGACGCCGCGGGCCTCGGCCTGTTCTGTGTGACGGGGACGACGAAGGCGTACGACTACGGCCTCGGTCTCACCTCCTCCGCCGCGCTGGGTCTCGCGACGGCCGTCGGCGGCGGTGTGCTGCGGGACGTGCTGGCGAACGAGGTCCCCTCGCTGCTGCGCTGGGACCGCGATCTGTACGCCGTCCCGGCGATCGTCGGCGCCGCGATGGTCGTGCTCTGCATCCGTTTCGACGCGCTCAACGGGTTCACCAGTGCCGCCGCCGTGCTCACCGCCTTCGCCCTGCGTCTGCTCGCGATGCGCTACCACTGGCGCGCGCCCCGGGCCTGGAACCGGCGGTCCTCGGCTCGTGAGGAACCCGAAAAAGCTACCGCTCAGTAGCCTCTCTGGGGTACCGTCGGAAACATGAGCACGAGCATCGAGATCCCCGCCGTGACGGGCGAGAACGAGAGCGGGAGCGAGTTCGACCGCGACACCGCCGTCACCCTCCGCGCGCCCGGCGTGTACGACGCCGACCTCTCCGCCGGCTGGACGATCATCCAGGCGGTCAACGGCGGCTACCTCCTCGCACTGCTCGGCCGCGCCCTCGGCGACCACCTCCCGCACCCCGACCCGTTCACGATCTCGGCGCACTACCTGACGCCGTCCGTGCCGGGCCCCGCGGTGATCAGGACCGAGACCGTCCGCACCGGCCGCACGCTCTCCACCGGCACGGCCTCCCTCTTCCAGTACGAGGAGGACGGCACCGAGGTCGAGCGCATCCGGGTCCTCGCCTCGTACGGGGACCTCGACGCCCTGCCCGACGACGTCCGCACCACCGCGACGCCCCCGGCGATGGCCGCCATCGAGAACTGCTTCGGCGCCTCGGACGGCCCGACCCCGCAGATCCCCGGCTCCTCGGCGATCACCGAGCGGCTCGACATCCGGCTCGACCCGTCGTGCGTCGGCTGGGCGGTCGGCGCGCCGTCCGGGAAGGGCGAGATGCGGGCCTGGTTCGGCCTCGCCGACGGCCGCGAGCCCGACCCGCTGTCCCTGCTCCTGGCGGTCGACGCGCTGCCGCCGACCTCCTTCGAACTGGGCCTCAAGGGCTGGACCCCCACGGTCGAACTCACCACCCACGTCCGCTGCCGCCCGGCCCCGGGCCCGCTGCGGGTCTCGATCACCACCCGCAACCTCGCCGGCGGCTTCCTGGAGGAGGACGCCGAGGTCTGGGACAGCGCCGACCGCCTGGTGGCCCAGTCCCGTCAACTGGCGCGCGCACCGCGCGGCTGACCCGCGCGGGGCCGACCCCGACACGTGGCCGGCCCCGACGGCCGACGGCACGTCCGGCACGTCCCGCGGCGCGCCGGTCGGCGCGCAGCCGGCGCACCGGTCGGCGCGCCCCGCGGCGTAAACCGGCCACCCGGCGGGTGCGGGGCGGTGGGCTCGTAGAATCGACCCACCATGGCTTACCTCGACCACGCCGCGACCACGCCCATGCTGCCCGAGGCGATCGAGGCGATGACCGCCCACCTCGCCGTCACGGGCAACGCCTCCTCCCTGCACGCCGCCGGACGGCGGGCCCGGCGGACCGTCGAGGAGGGGCGCGAGACCCTCGCCGCCGCGCTCGGCGCGCGGCCGAGCGAGGTCGTCTTCACCTCCGGCGGCACCGAGGCCGACAACCTCGCCGTGAAGGGCCTCTACTGGTCCCGCCGCGACGCCGACCCCCGCCGCACCCGCGTCCTCGCCAGCCCGGTCGAGCACCACGCGGTGCTCGACGCCGTCGACTGGCTCGCCACCCACGAGGGCGCGGACGTCGAGTACCTCCCGGTCGACCGGTACGGCCGGGTGCATCCCGAGACGCTGCGCGAGGCGATCGCCCGGGATCCCGACTCCGTCGCGCTCGCCACCGTCATGTGGGCCAACAACGAGATCGGCACCGTCCTGCCGGTCCGCGAACTGGCCGATGTCGCCGCCGAGTTCGGCGTGCCGCTGCACGCCGACGCCGTCCAGGCCGTCGGCCAGGTCCCGGTCGACTTCGCCGCCTCCGGGCTCGCCGCGATGACCGTATCCGGCCACAAGATCGGCGGCCCCTACGGCATCGGCGCCCTGCTCCTGGGTCGCGAGCACACCCCCGTGCCCGTGCTGCACGGCGGCGGGCAGGAGCGGCACGTCCGCTCCGGCACCCTCGACGTGCCGGCCGTCGCCGCATTCGCCGTCGCCGCGCGGCTCGCCACCGAGCGGCGCGAGGAGTTCGCCCGCGAGGTCGGCGCCCTGCGCGACGAGCTCGTGGCCGCCGTGCGGGCGCTCGTCCCCGATGTGATCCTCGGCGGCGACCCCGTCGAGCGGCTGCCCGCCAACGCCCACTTCACGTTCCCCGGCTGCGAGGGAGACTCCCTGCTCCTGCTGCTCGACGCCGCCGGGATCGCCTGCTCCACCGGCTCGGCCTGCACCGCCGGCATCGCCCAGCCCAGCCACGTCCTGCTCGCCACCGGTACCGACCCGGACCTGGCCCGGGGCACCCTGCGCTTCTCGCTGGGCCACACCTCCACCAAGGAGGACGTCGCGGCGGTCGCGGACGCGATCGGCCCGGCGGTGGAGCGGGCGAGGACCGCGGGCCTCAGCTGAGCCGCGGCGCGCCCGCGTCGAAGGCACTCACGCGCGTGCCTTCGACGCCTCCCGCACCAGCTTCAGATAGCGGTCCCAGTCCCAGTGCGGACCCGGGTCGGTGTGGTCGGTGCCCTCGACCTCGACGTGCCCGATGATGTGCCGCCGGTCCACGGGTATCCCGTGGCGGGCGCATATGTCGGCGGCCAGCCGCGCCGACCCGGCGTACATCGCGGCGGTGAAGTCCTGCGGCCGGTCGACGAAGCCCTCGTGCTCGATGCCGACGCTCCGCTCGTTCATGTCGCGGTTCCCGGCGTGGAAGGCCACGTCGAGCTCGCGGATCATCTGCGCCACGTGACCGTCCTTGCGGACCACGTAGTGCGCGGCGGCGCCGTGCGCCGGGTCCTTGAAGACCTTCAGGGCGGAGGCGTAGCTCCCCTGGACGACGTGGATCACCACCCGGTCGATCGTGTAGGCGTCGGGCCGGTCGGCCCGCCGCCAGTTCGCCCGGGACGCCGCCGTCCATTCGGCGGGCTTGTGGTCCAGCTCGCCCTCGACCCGCTTCTTCTCCATTCCCGGCAGCCGCCACCACAGCCGCCCCAGCTCGTCCCCGGCCACCGCGACCGTGCCCACGGCGGCGGCCGCGCCGCCGATCAGCACGGCCCGTCGCCCCACCCGGCGGCGGTCCGCCCCGCTCCCCGTGTCCTTCGACTTGCTCCCCATGCCGGAGAGAACGCTTACTAACGCGACCGTGGTTCCCGGCGCCCCGTACCCTGGTAGGGCTATGACTAAGACTCTCCGCGTCCTCGCCGCCATGTCCGGCGGAGTGGACTCCGCCGTCGCCGCCGCCCGCGCCGCCGAAGCCGGTCACGACGTCACCGGTGTGCACCTCGCCCTCTCCGCGAATCCGCAGTCCTTCCGTACCGGAGCGCGCGGCTGCTGCACGATCGAGGACTCCCGTGACGCGCGCCGGGCGGCCGACGTCATCGGCATCCCCTTCTACGTGTGGGACCTCGCCGAGCGCTTCCGCGAGGACGTCGTGGACGACTTCGTCGCGGAGTACGAGGCCGGCCGCACCCCCAACCCGTGCCTGCGCTGCAACGAGAAGATCAAGTTCGCGGCGCTGCTCGACAAGGCGCTCGCCCTCGGCTTCGACGCGGTCTGCACCGGCCACTACGCCACGGTCGTCCTGAACGAGGACGGCTCGCGCGAGCTGCACCGCGCCTCCGACATGGCCAAGGACCAGTCGTACGTGCTCGGCGTGCTCGACGAGAAGCAGCTGGCGCACGCGATGTTCCCGCTGGGCGACACGCTCACCACGAAGGACGAGATCCGGGCGGAGGCCGAGCGGCGCGGGCTCGCGGTCGCGAAGAAGCCCGACAGCCACGACATCTGCTTCATCGCCGACGGCGACACCCAGGGCTTCCTCGCCTCCCGGCTCGGCAGGGCGGAGGGCGACATCGTCGACGAGGCCGGCGCCAAGGTCGGGACCCACGAGGGTGCCTACGGCTTCACCATCGGCCAGCGCAAGGGCCTGCGGATCGGCCACCCCGCCGCCGACGGCAAGCCGCGTTACGTCCTGGACATCTCGCCGGTGAACAACACGGTGACGGTGGGCCCGGTCGAGGCCCTCGACGTCACCGCGCTCACCGCGATCAAGCCCCGCTGGTGCGGCACCGCCCCGGAGGGCGAGGGCCGCTACACCGCCCAGCTCCGTGCCCACGGCGGCGAGACCGAGGTGACGGCGTCCCTGGCGGACGGCGAGCTCACGGTCTCCTTCGACGAGCCGGTCCGCGGCGTGGCCCCGGGCCAGGCGATCGTGCTGTACGACGGCACGCGCGTGGTGGGCTCGGCGACGATCGCCACGACGGTACGGCGCACGAGGACCGCCCCGGAGGCGGCCCCCGAGGCGGCCCCCGCGACGGCGTAGCCCCCGGCCCGCCCGGTCACGGTCGCGGCCTGCTCAGGCCGCCTCCGCGGGCTCCCGCTCTTCGCCGAGGAACTCCTCGAGGACCGGGGCGAGGACGTGCGGCGCCACCTCGTGCGTCTGGCCCGTCAGGGTGCGGTGCCGGGCCCGGGGGAGGGCCGCCGTCACGGCGCGGGCCACCTGCCGGGTGCCCGCCGGGCTGGCGCCCCCGTCGACCACCAGCACGCGCGCGTGCACCCGCGCGAGGAGCCGCTCCGGCACCGCCCCGTCGCCGAGCACCGCGAGGTCGTACGCGAGGGTGTGCGCCAGCTCCGCCAACCCGGGCCGCAGCCCCGCGGGCACCGTCGACTCCGCGAGGAACAGGTCGAGCGCCTCGGCCGGCCGGCCCCCGCCGAGCAGCTCCGCCACCCGCCGCCGCTCGGCCGCCGCCGCGTACGGCGGCTCGAACACCGTCACCGCCCCGGCCGGCAGACCGGCGGCCACCGCGGCGAGGACCAGCGCGCCCCCGGTCCCCGTCCCGTGCAGCGCCGCCCCCGGACCCGCCGCCGCGACCACCGCGGCCAGGTCCTCGACCTCCCGCTCCACCGCGTACGGCCCGCCGTCCCCGCTGCCGCCGCGCCCCCGCCGGTCGTACGCCACGACCGAGAAGCGCCGGGCCAGGAGCCCGCCCAGCAGCCGCTCGCCCGCCGCCGTGCCCAGTGCCCCGCTCACCAGGACCAGCGGCGGCCCCTCGCCGTACCGCTCGTACGCGATCGGCGTCCCGTCCCGCGACACGACCCGTCCCCGAACCCCGGCCGGCGGGGTGCTCACCTCATCCATGGCAGGTGAGACCGGAGCCGCCGCCCGAACTCATCGCCCCGCGGCGGGATTTCCCGGAGGAATTCTGAAGTCCCTGGTCAGGGCCTACGGTGGGGCCATGAACATCTGTGTCTTCCTCTCCGCGGCCGACCTCGACGAGCGCTACACGGGCCCCGCCCGGGACTTCGCGCGCCTCCTCGGGAAGGCGGGTCACACCCTGGTCTGGGGCGGCTCCGACACGGGCCTGATGAAGGTCGTCGCGGACGGCGTCGAGGAGGCCGGCGGCCGGCTCGTGGGCGTCTCCGTCGACTTCCTCGCCCACAAGGCCCGCCCGGGCGTCGACGAGATGGTCGTCGCCAAGGACCTGGCCGAGCGCAAGGCGCTCCTGCTCGCCAAGTCCGACGCGATCGTGGTCATGGTCGGTGGCACCGGCACCCTCGACGAGGCCACCGAGATCCTGGAGCTGAAGAAGCACGGCAAGCACTCCAAGCCGGTCGTCGTGCTCAACACGGCGGGCTTCTACGACGGCCTCAAGGACCAGTTCCGCCGGATGGAGGAGGAGGGCTTCCTGCCCGTCCCCCTGGCCGGCCTCGCCCTGTTCGCGGACGACGCCCCGACGGCCCTGGCCCACCTGGAGGAGAACATCGCCTCCCGCTGATGCGAGCATGGTGACCATGGCTACACATGTGATCACCGGAGCCGGTTCCGGCATCGGCGCGGCCGTCGCGCGCCGCCTCCACGCGCGCGGGGACGAGCTCGTGCTGCACGCCCGCGACGCGGGGCGGGCCAAGGAGCTCGCCGGACGGTTCCCCGGCGCGCGGACGCTCGTCGGAGACCTCGCCGACCCGGACCGGCTCTCCTGGGCGTTCTCCCACCAGAGCCTGCCCGAGCGGGTGGACGGCCTGCTGCACATCGCGGGCGTCGTCGACCTCGCACCGGTCGGGGACCTGACCCCCAAGACCTGGCACCACCAGCTCAACGTCAACCTGATCGCCCCGGCCGAGCTCACCCGGCACTTCCTGCCCCAACTGCGGGTCTCCCAGGGCCACGTCGTCTTCGTGAACTCGGGCGCCGGGCTCGCCGCGCACGCCGAGTGGAGCGCGTACGCCGCCTCCAAGCACGGCCTCAAGGCGCTCGCCGACTCCCTGCGCCACGAGGAGCACGGCAACGGCGTGCGGGTCACCTCGGTCTACCCGGGCCGCACGGCGAGCCCCATGCAGGCCAAGGTGCACCAGCAGGAGGGCAAGGAGTACGACCCGTCGCGGTGGATCGACCCCGAGTCCGTCGCGACGGCGATCCTCACCGCGATCGACCTCCCGCGCGACGCGGAGATCAACGACCTCACCGTTCGACCGGGGCGGTAGCCATGGGAGACGACACCAAGCTCTTCGGGTCCGCCACCGGCGTCGGCTCCCTGCCCGGCGGCGACGCCCGCGAGGCCGCGAAGACCGTCACCGGGTCCTTCGAGGACTTCCCGTTCCTCGCCGAGCTGCCCGCCCGGGGCCCCGGCGCCGACATGATCGGCCGGACCGTCGGCATGCTCGTCGACCTCTACGCGCACGTGGAGCCGAGCGGCTGGCGGATCAGCGACCGGCCCGGCCGCGACACCAAGCGCGCCCGGTCCTGGCTCGGCGAGGACCTGGACGCCCTGGAGGAGTTCACCCAGGGGTACGAGGGACCGCTCAAGGTGCAGGCCGTGGGCCCCTGGACGCTCGCCGCCGCCCTGGAGCTGCGCGGCGGCGAGGCCGCCCTCGGGGACGCCGGCGCCTGCCGCGACCTGGTGGGCTCGCTCGCCGAGGGGCTGCACGGCCACCTCGCGGAGCTGCGCAAGCGGATCCCGGGGGCGGAGCTCGTCCTCCAGCTCGACGAGCCCTCGCTCACCGCCGTGCTGCGCGGCCACGTCCGTACCGCCAGCGGCTACCGCACCTACCGGGCCGTCGACCGGCAGGTCGTGGAGAGCGCCCTGCGCGAGGTCGTCGCCGTCCACGACGGGCCGGTGGTCGTCCACTCCTGCGCCCCCGACGTGCCGTTCGCGCTGCTGCGGCGGGCCGGCGCGGCGGGCGTCTCGTTCGATTTCTCGCTCCTCACCGAACGTGACGAGGAGCCGATCGGCGAGGCGGTGGAGGCCGGCACGAAGCTCTTCGCCGGTGTGGTGCCGTCCACCGACACGGCATTGTCGGACCCGGGCGGTAGCGTCATGGGTGTCAGGACGCTGTGGCGCAGGCTGGGGCTGAATCCGGGGACTCTCGCCGAGTCCGTGGTCGTCACCCCCACGTGCGGGCTCGCGGGCGCGTCGCCCGCCTACGCCCGCGCGGCGCTCGCCCACTGCGCCAGAGCGGCACGGTCGCTCGCGGACAACCCTGAGTAACGGGAGGACGAAACGGTGGCAGTCGAACAGGGGGCCCTGCCCGCCGAGGCACGGGAGAAGCACGCCGAGCTGGCCGAGCAGATCGAGGAGCACCGCTTCCGGTACTACGTGAAGGACCAGCCGGTCATCAGCGACGGCGAGTTCGACAAGCTCCTGCGCGCCCTGGAGGCGCTGGAGGAGGAGTACCCGGAGCTGCGCACGCCGGACTCCCCGACCCAGAAGGTCGCGGGGCAGTACGAGACCGACTTCACGTCCGTCGAGCACCGCGAGCGGATGCTCTCCCTGGACAACGCCTTCGACGACGAGGAGCTCACCACCTGGGCCGACCGGGTCGCGCGGGACGTCGGCACCCCCGACTTCCACTATCTGTGCGAGCTCAAGGTCGACGGCCTCGCGGTGAACCTGACGTACGAGCACGGGCGGCTGACCCGGGCCGCGACCCGCGGTGACGGCCGCACCGGCGAGGACATCACGCCCAACGTCCGGACGATCGCCGACATCCCGGAGCGGCTGCGCGGGGACCGCGTCCCGGACCTCGTGGAGATCCGCGGCGAGGTCTACTTCCC is from Streptomyces venezuelae ATCC 10712 and encodes:
- a CDS encoding ABC transporter substrate-binding protein: MLKSSQRRIAAGALLAAATMVVTTACGGGNGDGGDKGKGGTPGFNAGVNKVANASDKKGGELKFIGSQEADSWDPQRGYYGFVWDFARYYTRQLVTFKAAPGTASTELVPDLATDAGKVSADGLTYTFTLKDGVTWEDGKPITSKDIKYGIERIWAQDVISGGPIYLQQVLDPKGEYKGPYKDTSADKLGLKAIETPDDKTIIFKLPVANGDFLQMLAMPAASPVRQDKDTKAQYGLKPFSSGPYKWQSYTPNKSIKLVRNDKWDAKTDNVRKALPDSVSVTFTTNADDMDNRLVEGEYDLDINATGVGASARQKVLQQHKGNVDNPQTGFIRYAVFPQTVIPNIECRKAIIYAADSKSLQTARGGPQAGGDIASNMLPPAIKGADPKADPYGKLGGAPDLAKAKEALKKCGKPNGFKTTIAVRNNKKIEIATAESLQQSLKAVGIDAQIDQFDGAQTSGIIGSPKVVKDKGYGIIIMGWGADFPTGQGFLQPLVDGRFILQSGNNNFSELNDPAVNGLFDQALKETDPDKAGELYKQINTKVSEAAVYLPFTHEKNIIWRSSRLTNVYTADAYNGRYDYASLGVVK
- a CDS encoding ABC transporter permease, with product MLAYIVRRLFAVVVMLLVVTLVTLSIFFLIPKMTGSDPAAMFVGKQADPASIEAVRQKLGLDEPLLVQFWHFVSGIFVGRDYTGGGDTIHCAMPCFGYSFRSEQDVWSMLVDAFPVTLSMVLGAAVLWLILGVSTGVVSALKRGTIIDRAAMITALAGVSLPIFFTAMLAMLVFRTQLGWLNASYVPITDSFGGWFGGLLLPWVTLAFLYAAMYARLTRATMLEVLGEDYIRTARAKGLPESVVLGKHAMRSTMTPILTIFGMDLGALVGGAILTETAFSLHGLGALAIRGVSERDLPLILAVTLITAACVVVANLVVDLLYAVIDPRVRLA
- a CDS encoding ABC transporter ATP-binding protein; translated protein: MTDKLTKTGAAVGEPVATGSAPSDAFLDVRDLKIHFPTDDGLVKSVDGLSFQLEKGKTLGIVGESGSGKSVTSLGIMGLHTVGQYGRQKARISGEIWLNGRELLTADPDEVRKMRGRDMAMIFQDPLSAMHPYYTVGHQIVEAYRVHHSVDKKTARKRAVELLDRVGIPEPAKRFDNYPHEFSGGMRQRAMIAMALVNNPSLLIADEPTTALDVTVQAQILDLMRDLQKEFGSAVVIITHDLGVVAELADDILVMYGGRCVERGPAESVFYEPQHPYTWGLLGSMPRIDREQTDRLIPVKGNPPSLINIPSGCAFNPRCPYADVPKGGITRTQRPELALAGDRHYSACHMPQEERTRIWTEEIAPKL
- a CDS encoding ABC transporter ATP-binding protein; translation: MEPLLKVTGLKKHFPIKKGLLQRQTGAVKAVDGLDFEVLPGETLGVVGESGCGKSTMGRLITRLLEPTDGRIEFQGKDISHLGVSGMRPLRRDVQMIFQDPYGSLNPRHTVGSIVSAPFKLQGVEPEGGVKKEVQRLLGLVGLNPEHYNRYPHEFSGGQRQRIGIARALALKPKLVVADEPVSALDVSIQAQVVNLLDDLQQELGLTYVIIAHDLSVIRHVSDRIAVMYLGKIVELADRKSLYENPMHPYTRALMSAVPIPDPRRRGAKSDRILLTGDVPSPIAPPPGCRFHTRCWKATEVCKTQEPPLVELRPGQRVACHHPENAESLTVPKARESVDVTITKKPAPADPEE
- a CDS encoding trimeric intracellular cation channel family protein — protein: MLHDLFSPDVQHALDLVGIFVFAISGALLAVRKNFDVFGIAVLAEVTALGGGLFRDLIIGAVPPAAFTDLGYFLMPLVAAVLVFFLHPEVERTQTAVNVFDAAGLGLFCVTGTTKAYDYGLGLTSSAALGLATAVGGGVLRDVLANEVPSLLRWDRDLYAVPAIVGAAMVVLCIRFDALNGFTSAAAVLTAFALRLLAMRYHWRAPRAWNRRSSAREEPEKATAQ
- a CDS encoding thioesterase family protein; protein product: MSTSIEIPAVTGENESGSEFDRDTAVTLRAPGVYDADLSAGWTIIQAVNGGYLLALLGRALGDHLPHPDPFTISAHYLTPSVPGPAVIRTETVRTGRTLSTGTASLFQYEEDGTEVERIRVLASYGDLDALPDDVRTTATPPAMAAIENCFGASDGPTPQIPGSSAITERLDIRLDPSCVGWAVGAPSGKGEMRAWFGLADGREPDPLSLLLAVDALPPTSFELGLKGWTPTVELTTHVRCRPAPGPLRVSITTRNLAGGFLEEDAEVWDSADRLVAQSRQLARAPRG